One genomic segment of Clostridium saccharoperbutylacetonicum N1-4(HMT) includes these proteins:
- a CDS encoding efflux RND transporter periplasmic adaptor subunit, with protein sequence MKHKKLFLSFAVALICMAGAFGYILMQQGQAVDTSIVARGEIQKYVEDTASVQSNKKQTLYIEGSGKINNIKVNVGDSVKKDDVLLTMDTKELELKLKDANSKVEAAKAQLKSTDISNYASKIEVAEAEVNKANVAYEAAKRNLNNSKTLYEAASISKQDFDTANDAFKSAEAALKASNSQLEDIKKGTPSYVKDGYAAGVEQALILKESIMSELDKQKILAPNDGIVIEKLVEDNLIGAPGTAAFVIGDTKSLELEANILSDDIYKVKIGNEVEISGKAIGDSILKGKVTQIAPEAKNITSSLGVNQKRVEVTIEISDNTELLKPGYDLEVKIITEGKSDTLIVPDSAVFDYQESSCVFVVDNGKAVIRQIKKGIESDKIIEVLDGLKEGEKIITKPNNDIKEGMRIK encoded by the coding sequence ATGAAGCATAAAAAATTATTTTTGTCATTTGCTGTAGCGTTAATATGTATGGCAGGAGCATTTGGGTACATATTAATGCAACAAGGACAAGCTGTTGATACTTCAATTGTTGCAAGAGGTGAAATACAGAAATATGTTGAAGATACAGCTAGTGTTCAAAGTAATAAAAAGCAGACATTATATATTGAAGGCTCTGGAAAGATAAATAATATAAAGGTTAATGTGGGAGATTCAGTAAAAAAAGATGATGTTTTACTTACTATGGATACAAAAGAACTAGAGTTAAAGCTTAAAGATGCAAATTCAAAGGTTGAAGCTGCAAAAGCACAACTTAAAAGTACCGATATCTCTAATTATGCAAGTAAAATTGAAGTTGCTGAGGCTGAGGTGAATAAAGCCAATGTTGCTTATGAAGCTGCAAAAAGAAATTTAAACAATTCAAAGACTTTATATGAAGCAGCATCTATAAGTAAACAGGACTTTGATACTGCTAATGATGCATTCAAGAGTGCAGAAGCTGCTTTAAAAGCTTCAAATAGCCAATTAGAGGATATAAAAAAAGGAACACCAAGTTATGTAAAAGATGGATATGCTGCTGGAGTTGAACAAGCATTGATTTTAAAAGAAAGTATAATGAGTGAGCTTGATAAGCAGAAAATTTTAGCTCCTAATGATGGAATTGTCATTGAAAAACTAGTAGAAGATAATTTAATAGGTGCACCTGGCACAGCAGCGTTTGTAATTGGGGATACTAAAAGCTTAGAATTAGAAGCCAATATATTGTCTGATGATATTTATAAGGTTAAAATAGGTAATGAAGTTGAAATTAGTGGTAAAGCAATAGGTGACTCAATTTTAAAGGGAAAAGTTACCCAAATAGCGCCTGAAGCAAAAAATATAACTTCATCTTTAGGTGTTAATCAAAAGAGAGTAGAGGTAACAATTGAAATTAGTGATAATACAGAATTGCTAAAACCAGGTTATGATTTGGAGGTTAAAATTATAACTGAAGGTAAAAGTGATACATTAATAGTACCTGATAGCGCTGTATTTGATTATCAAGAAAGTTCCTGCGTATTTGTTGTTGACAATGGAAAGGCTGTTATAAGGCAAATTAAAAAAGGCATAGAAAGTGATAAAATAATAGAAGTATTGGATGGTTTAAAGGAAGGCGAAAAGATAATAACAAAGCCTAATAATGATATAAAAGAAGGAATGAGAATTAAATAA
- a CDS encoding ABC transporter ATP-binding protein, which produces MKAPIVTVKDIVKEYAMGEVTVKASNNMNFEIFEGEFVVVLGPSGSGKSTVLNMIGGMDRPTSGEVIIDGENITKYSDNQLTTYRRKKIGFVFQFYNLMPNLTAIENVELVIPLSDNPLKAEEIMKDVGLSERASNFPAQLSGGEQQRVAIARALVKNPLLLLCDEPTGALDYKTGKLILKLLHDINKNMNKTIIVITHNAAIAAMADRIITVKSGAVEAIKVNENPEPPERIEW; this is translated from the coding sequence ATGAAAGCGCCTATTGTTACAGTCAAAGATATTGTAAAAGAATATGCTATGGGAGAAGTAACTGTAAAAGCTTCTAATAACATGAACTTTGAAATTTTTGAGGGAGAGTTTGTTGTTGTATTAGGACCAAGTGGGTCCGGAAAAAGTACAGTATTAAATATGATTGGTGGAATGGATAGGCCAACTTCTGGTGAAGTAATTATTGACGGCGAAAATATAACAAAGTACTCAGATAACCAACTAACTACTTACAGGAGAAAGAAAATAGGTTTTGTGTTTCAATTCTATAATTTAATGCCAAACTTAACAGCTATAGAAAATGTTGAATTAGTAATTCCTCTCAGTGATAATCCATTAAAAGCTGAAGAAATTATGAAAGACGTAGGTTTAAGCGAAAGAGCATCAAATTTTCCAGCGCAGCTTTCAGGGGGAGAACAACAGAGGGTGGCAATTGCAAGAGCTCTGGTTAAAAATCCTTTGTTGCTTTTATGTGATGAGCCAACAGGTGCATTAGATTATAAGACAGGAAAATTAATTTTAAAGTTGCTTCATGATATTAATAAGAATATGAATAAGACAATAATAGTTATCACACACAACGCTGCCATAGCAGCAATGGCCGACAGGATTATTACTGTAAAAAGCGGAGCAGTAGAAGCCATAAAGGTTAATGAAAATCCTGAGCCACCAGAAAGGATTGAGTGGTAA
- a CDS encoding bacteriohemerythrin has protein sequence MYEMKEEYKIGVEHIDEQHKKLFDLADKAYMLLKDAFTIDKYDKIIEIITELKEYTIFHFKSEEEYMESINYKRMFTQKIEHDKFIKELEAIDLNHIDQNQDESLLKLLDFLNEWLTEHILKNDKLIGE, from the coding sequence ATGTATGAAATGAAAGAAGAATACAAAATTGGAGTAGAACATATTGATGAGCAGCATAAAAAACTTTTTGATTTAGCTGATAAAGCATATATGTTATTAAAAGATGCTTTTACAATTGATAAATATGATAAAATCATAGAAATTATTACTGAATTAAAGGAATATACTATTTTCCATTTTAAATCAGAAGAAGAATATATGGAAAGCATAAATTATAAGAGAATGTTTACTCAAAAAATAGAACATGATAAATTTATAAAAGAACTCGAAGCAATAGATTTAAATCATATTGATCAAAATCAAGATGAAAGCTTATTAAAATTATTGGATTTCTTAAATGAATGGTTAACAGAACATATATTAAAGAATGACAAGCTTATTGGAGAATAA
- a CDS encoding DUF2935 domain-containing protein: MKFNSIKDKTLFEHQFWLQILGDHSRFILNALSPNEEAFIQKTNAFITLFDDLLAKSHDSPSQEDIEDLNREAYAAAMKIREFKLIILSKQITDKINISLPPTFVSHMLNELDEYLLILTTLIKDKPPTADPIHLHLLWLPDGSGHASTIASNLDMTQKELIKRSKEYSKEFDNLYLRTIDYNGYTRTKIFDFPALAKLNYDVSNIMGSFKNFLDALKDAIIEKQVLGTLAPLAADHMHREECYYLTKLSMVSEVKDPNCDPTKPRIES; this comes from the coding sequence TTGAAATTTAATAGTATTAAAGATAAAACATTATTCGAACATCAATTTTGGCTCCAAATCTTAGGAGACCACTCTCGCTTTATTTTAAATGCACTTTCTCCAAATGAAGAAGCTTTCATTCAAAAAACTAATGCTTTCATTACTTTATTCGATGATTTATTAGCAAAATCTCATGATTCACCATCTCAAGAAGATATTGAAGATTTAAATCGTGAAGCTTATGCTGCTGCAATGAAAATTAGAGAATTTAAATTAATTATATTAAGCAAGCAAATTACTGACAAAATTAATATTTCTCTTCCTCCTACTTTTGTTAGCCATATGCTTAATGAACTAGATGAATATTTATTAATTCTAACGACTTTAATAAAAGACAAGCCTCCTACTGCTGATCCTATTCATTTACATCTTTTATGGCTTCCAGATGGATCAGGACATGCCTCAACTATAGCTAGCAACCTTGATATGACTCAAAAAGAATTGATTAAGCGCAGCAAAGAATATTCAAAAGAATTTGATAATTTGTACTTAAGAACTATCGATTATAATGGTTATACCAGGACAAAAATCTTTGATTTTCCAGCACTTGCAAAGCTTAATTATGATGTAAGCAATATAATGGGCTCCTTCAAAAACTTTTTAGATGCTTTAAAGGATGCAATTATAGAAAAACAAGTATTAGGTACTCTTGCGCCTTTAGCTGCTGATCATATGCATCGAGAGGAATGCTATTATCTAACTAAGCTTTCAATGGTTTCAGAAGTAAAAGATCCTAATTGCGATCCTACTAAACCAAGAATAGAATCATAA
- a CDS encoding methyl-accepting chemotaxis protein — protein MLNNLKVKTKLLLLIIMVFLAISSLAIINLKKQEEANNISIQTLEKTIREDYDNYIKSQVSNVITLLDGINKKYKDGEYSLEQAKKLSADLVRGLRYADGGYFWIDTKEGQNVVLLGNKTEGTNRLNAKDANGYEMIKDIIKNGMQDGGGYTEYYFPKEGQTDPLPKRSYSKYYEPFGWVIGTGNYIDNIDSTIAKETQITMDNYNRSKMLIFIILGIDLILAVIATFVVAKEIVNGLNIAIGHMKIMAMGDFSVELPEKYLKRKDDFGVLAESMEAMKVSTKGLIEKIQTESKAIYTITEEVNNNILSLDSNIQSISESTETLAASMEETAASSEEMSATSQEIELAVKNIAIKSQEGSEIAAQINNRANITKSKVLEAKEKTNKIITDSTIKLEKALQDAKVVENIESLSGAIMGITTQTNLLALNASIEAARAGEAGKGFSVVAGEIGKLAEKSKETILKIQDVTNEVGQAVEKLSESSRNLLEFVSNEVTSDYEVFLEVGNNYSKDSEYVDNLMTDFSATTEELLSSIHSMTEVITEVAHASNDGARETTENAQSAINIKMQSGKVSELIKKSRDSSVNLEQEVGRFKL, from the coding sequence ATGTTAAACAACTTAAAAGTAAAGACAAAATTATTATTATTAATTATTATGGTATTTTTAGCTATCTCGTCTCTTGCAATTATAAATTTAAAAAAGCAAGAAGAAGCAAATAATATTTCAATACAGACCTTAGAAAAAACAATTCGTGAGGATTATGATAATTATATTAAAAGTCAGGTAAGTAATGTAATTACATTACTTGATGGTATTAATAAAAAATATAAAGATGGCGAGTATTCTTTAGAACAAGCAAAAAAACTTTCAGCTGATTTAGTACGTGGTTTAAGATATGCAGATGGAGGGTATTTTTGGATTGACACAAAAGAGGGGCAGAATGTAGTTTTATTGGGAAATAAAACAGAAGGAACTAATCGTTTAAATGCAAAAGATGCTAATGGATATGAAATGATAAAAGATATTATTAAAAATGGAATGCAAGATGGAGGCGGATATACAGAATATTATTTCCCTAAGGAAGGACAAACAGATCCATTACCTAAAAGGTCTTATAGTAAGTATTACGAACCTTTTGGTTGGGTAATTGGAACTGGTAATTATATAGATAATATTGATAGTACTATAGCTAAAGAAACTCAGATAACAATGGATAATTATAATAGAAGCAAAATGCTAATATTTATTATTTTAGGTATAGATCTTATTTTAGCCGTAATAGCTACATTTGTTGTTGCAAAAGAAATTGTAAATGGACTAAATATTGCAATTGGCCACATGAAAATCATGGCAATGGGGGATTTTTCGGTAGAATTACCTGAGAAGTATTTAAAAAGAAAAGATGACTTTGGAGTATTGGCAGAATCTATGGAAGCTATGAAGGTTTCAACAAAGGGGTTAATTGAAAAAATACAAACAGAATCTAAAGCTATTTATACAATTACTGAAGAGGTTAATAATAACATCTTAAGTTTGGATAGTAATATTCAAAGTATTTCTGAATCAACTGAAACCTTAGCAGCAAGTATGGAAGAAACAGCGGCTTCTTCAGAAGAGATGTCAGCAACTTCCCAGGAAATTGAGTTGGCAGTTAAAAATATTGCGATTAAATCACAAGAGGGTTCAGAAATAGCAGCACAAATTAATAATAGAGCTAATATTACTAAATCTAAAGTTTTAGAAGCAAAGGAAAAAACAAATAAAATAATAACTGATTCAACTATTAAACTAGAAAAAGCATTACAAGATGCAAAAGTTGTTGAAAATATTGAAAGTTTATCTGGAGCTATCATGGGGATTACGACTCAAACTAATTTACTTGCATTGAATGCATCAATTGAAGCTGCTCGTGCAGGGGAAGCTGGAAAAGGTTTTTCTGTAGTAGCTGGTGAGATAGGAAAGCTTGCAGAAAAATCAAAAGAAACAATATTAAAAATACAAGATGTTACCAATGAAGTAGGTCAGGCGGTTGAAAAGCTATCAGAAAGTTCAAGAAATTTATTAGAGTTCGTTTCTAACGAAGTAACATCAGACTATGAAGTGTTTTTAGAAGTTGGAAATAATTATAGCAAGGATTCTGAGTATGTGGATAATTTGATGACTGATTTTAGTGCTACAACGGAGGAATTGTTATCATCAATACATAGCATGACAGAAGTAATTACAGAAGTAGCACATGCTTCAAATGATGGTGCAAGAGAAACCACAGAAAATGCACAAAGTGCTATAAATATAAAAATGCAATCTGGTAAGGTATCTGAATTAATTAAGAAATCAAGAGATAGCTCAGTTAATCTAGAACAAGAAGTAGGAAGATTTAAACTTTAA
- a CDS encoding ABC-ATPase domain-containing protein, translating into MKNLDELKSELYKIDGKSYKLYKNLEGQYAFKNYILSIDHVQGDPFAAPSRIRVIVKQNTAGFPKELFDNKNKNIAVADYLTREFYYNVNKFSEKIFGSGKSGLIAISRCPQQILERTSIIIDNDKVEARFYVGFPARGRSVLAKELEKILYNVLPNIVEKTLTYKNINNEKLMNRVNLVEDQEHIRSELSKRGLIAFIANGSTLPRESGVSTRPLKDAKRFISPKELEVEFSTKSKGIIKGMGIKKGITLIVGGGYHGKSTLLRALELGVYNHIEGDGREFVITDNSALKVRAEDSRCVTKTDISLFINNLPNGKDTVEFCTENASGSTSQAANIIEGIESNAKVLLIDEDTSATNFMMRDDIMQKLVSKEKEPITPFIEIVKPLYERKGISTIIVVGSCGDFFDVADCIIQMDNYETKDVTKEAKNLSRGEILKRIEARKLKINIPFNRVVKKGTIQAGERGIKIKTIGVDTIIINKEEINLRSVEQVVDNEQLNSIGSIMKWAEDNIVDKGLSLDKFVDNILEEINKNGLIAMEKIKGGSGSLAMPRKQEIMAAYNRYRKLKV; encoded by the coding sequence ATGAAAAATTTAGATGAGCTAAAAAGTGAATTATATAAAATAGATGGAAAGAGCTATAAGTTATACAAGAATTTAGAGGGGCAATATGCTTTTAAAAATTATATACTTAGCATAGATCATGTTCAAGGTGATCCTTTTGCAGCACCATCAAGAATTAGAGTGATAGTTAAACAAAATACAGCTGGATTTCCTAAAGAGCTTTTTGATAATAAAAATAAGAATATTGCAGTGGCGGATTATTTAACAAGAGAGTTTTATTATAACGTAAATAAATTTAGTGAAAAGATTTTTGGATCTGGAAAAAGTGGATTGATAGCCATAAGTAGATGTCCTCAGCAGATATTAGAGAGAACTTCAATTATCATAGATAATGATAAGGTAGAAGCAAGATTTTATGTGGGCTTTCCGGCTAGAGGAAGAAGTGTTTTAGCAAAGGAACTTGAAAAGATTTTATATAATGTCTTACCTAATATAGTAGAAAAAACTTTGACATATAAAAATATTAATAATGAAAAACTTATGAATAGAGTAAATCTAGTAGAGGATCAAGAGCATATAAGAAGTGAATTAAGTAAAAGAGGACTTATTGCTTTTATAGCTAATGGTTCAACTTTACCTAGAGAAAGTGGAGTATCTACAAGACCATTAAAAGATGCTAAAAGATTTATTTCACCTAAGGAATTAGAAGTAGAGTTTAGTACGAAAAGTAAAGGAATTATAAAAGGAATGGGAATTAAAAAAGGTATAACCCTTATAGTTGGTGGAGGATATCATGGAAAGTCTACCTTATTAAGAGCGTTAGAACTTGGTGTTTATAATCACATTGAAGGTGATGGCAGAGAATTTGTAATAACAGATAATTCAGCATTAAAAGTTAGAGCAGAAGATAGCAGATGTGTAACTAAAACAGATATATCTTTGTTTATAAATAATTTGCCTAATGGAAAAGATACTGTTGAATTTTGCACAGAAAATGCAAGTGGGAGTACCTCTCAGGCAGCTAATATCATTGAAGGAATAGAAAGTAATGCAAAGGTATTATTAATAGATGAAGATACTTCAGCTACTAACTTTATGATGAGAGATGATATTATGCAGAAACTAGTATCTAAGGAAAAAGAGCCAATCACACCATTTATTGAAATAGTAAAGCCATTATATGAGCGAAAAGGGATTTCAACAATAATAGTTGTTGGCAGTTGTGGAGATTTCTTTGATGTGGCAGATTGCATAATACAAATGGATAACTATGAAACTAAGGATGTCACAAAAGAAGCAAAGAATTTAAGCAGAGGAGAAATTTTAAAACGAATTGAGGCTAGAAAATTAAAAATAAATATTCCATTTAATAGAGTAGTTAAAAAGGGAACTATTCAAGCAGGTGAAAGAGGAATAAAAATAAAAACTATTGGTGTAGATACAATAATAATAAATAAAGAAGAAATAAACTTAAGATCAGTAGAGCAAGTAGTAGATAATGAGCAATTAAATTCCATTGGCTCAATTATGAAGTGGGCAGAGGATAACATTGTGGATAAAGGCTTAAGTTTAGATAAATTTGTGGACAATATTCTTGAAGAAATAAATAAAAATGGATTAATAGCTATGGAAAAAATAAAAGGTGGAAGTGGAAGTTTAGCTATGCCTAGAAAGCAGGAAATAATGGCAGCTTATAATAGATATAGAAAATTAAAGGTATAA
- a CDS encoding TetR/AcrR family transcriptional regulator, translating into MESEKYHHGDLKESLIKMGLKLYNEEGADKFSIRKVAALCNVSHAAPYKHFKNKEELIDAISEYVFNNFQSSLSEIVENYKDDPYERLIALGKRYVLFMVENPDYLQFAFFKKSDSNIVVEENKLNNVDYRSFNVFKECAVDFLRSIDVKEQEYVQNIIAMWSMVHGLSTMLAYKTFVYEGNYIELVENILRNNLKF; encoded by the coding sequence ATGGAGAGTGAGAAATATCACCATGGAGACTTAAAGGAAAGTTTAATAAAAATGGGATTGAAATTATATAATGAAGAAGGTGCTGACAAATTTTCTATCAGAAAAGTAGCAGCTTTGTGCAATGTAAGTCATGCTGCACCTTATAAACATTTTAAAAATAAAGAAGAATTGATTGATGCAATATCAGAATATGTTTTTAATAATTTTCAAAGCTCGTTAAGTGAGATAGTTGAAAATTATAAGGATGACCCATATGAAAGACTTATAGCTTTAGGAAAGAGATATGTTTTGTTTATGGTTGAGAATCCAGATTATTTACAATTTGCTTTTTTTAAAAAATCAGATTCTAATATTGTTGTTGAAGAAAATAAATTAAATAATGTAGACTATAGATCATTTAATGTATTTAAAGAATGTGCTGTTGATTTTCTAAGAAGTATTGATGTAAAAGAGCAGGAGTATGTGCAAAATATAATTGCTATGTGGTCAATGGTGCATGGTCTTTCCACTATGCTAGCATATAAGACATTTGTATATGAAGGAAATTATATTGAATTAGTTGAAAATATACTAAGAAATAATCTTAAGTTTTGA
- a CDS encoding ABC transporter permease — MNILLKNLFRDIKKSKGQFISTLIIVILGVTFYTSLNSVFKNLSNSSNKYFEEYRLGDIWVDLYKAPTSTKEELEKLPEVEMATGRIVKDASISISEENATLRFITLPDVKNNIVNDITIKTGRYFSDADNNQCILDEDFFKANDLKLNDYIYPVINGNKVKLKIVGVAKSPEFIYTLKDSSELVPDNKRFGVIYIKQSFGEAVFDLKGSINNISIKLKSGSDIEGAKDETKRLLKNYGVKSLIDRKQQTSTMMINEEIKKLKSMGGSFPVIFFMVASVIIYIMMGRMVENQRTQIGVMKALGFSNIQVLAYYMSYSGIIAIVGSLIGSALGTYMGFGMTKLLNQYFNLPLSGTRVYGEYVIPASLLTLMFCLFAGYRSCKVIFKIMPSEAMREKSPLSGRKIIVEKIDFIWRKISRLERIIVRNLFRYKRRALLTSLGIIFSSAILLVAFSMNDSVNFMIIQQYGNIQNYDIKVNFSKLVSVEELKIIKNMEHVAEFEPVLETGIELSNGWKSKEVGFTALTSNPKMYKVQDKDGNVLELPKDGLLISQKLAETLGIGLNDSVNIKFFFPGKDEKKIMIKGIVVQYLGSGVYTSMEDLNSILGEGIIANSAVLRLDNSEFEKTVKDKLKDIPGVSSVESKTDSSNAFIKNMGAMKSTIGMLIMLAAILLIAVLYNIATINIFERQRELATLKVLGFNNKEIKKLIFNENYIISIFGMILGLPFGTWLGRLLIDASSTDAYSIPYVVEFKSYVVTIILTLVFTVITNMILSRRIKAIDMLEVLKNKE; from the coding sequence ATGAATATTTTACTCAAAAACTTATTTAGAGACATAAAAAAATCTAAAGGACAATTCATTTCTACTTTAATAATTGTTATTTTAGGAGTTACCTTTTATACATCACTAAATTCTGTATTTAAAAATTTGTCTAACTCTAGTAATAAGTACTTTGAGGAATATAGGTTAGGTGATATTTGGGTAGACCTTTATAAAGCACCAACTAGTACAAAAGAGGAGCTAGAAAAACTACCTGAGGTTGAAATGGCTACAGGGAGAATTGTTAAGGATGCAAGTATAAGTATATCTGAAGAAAATGCAACTTTAAGATTCATAACTCTTCCAGATGTTAAGAATAATATTGTAAATGATATAACGATAAAAACAGGAAGATATTTTTCTGATGCAGATAACAACCAATGTATCTTAGATGAAGATTTCTTTAAAGCAAATGACTTAAAGTTAAATGATTATATTTATCCAGTTATAAATGGTAATAAAGTAAAGCTTAAAATTGTAGGAGTAGCTAAAAGTCCTGAATTTATTTATACCTTAAAAGATTCCAGTGAGTTAGTTCCAGATAATAAGAGGTTTGGAGTAATATATATCAAACAATCCTTTGGAGAGGCAGTTTTTGATTTAAAAGGTTCTATAAATAATATTTCTATTAAGCTTAAAAGTGGAAGTGATATTGAAGGGGCTAAAGATGAGACTAAAAGACTATTAAAAAATTATGGTGTGAAAAGTTTAATAGATAGAAAACAGCAAACAAGCACTATGATGATAAACGAGGAGATAAAAAAGCTTAAATCCATGGGAGGAAGCTTTCCAGTCATATTTTTCATGGTTGCTTCAGTAATTATATATATCATGATGGGAAGAATGGTTGAAAATCAAAGAACACAAATTGGAGTGATGAAGGCTCTTGGATTTTCAAATATACAAGTGCTTGCATATTATATGAGTTATTCAGGAATCATTGCTATAGTTGGAAGTTTAATTGGTTCTGCTTTAGGGACCTACATGGGCTTTGGAATGACGAAACTCCTCAATCAATATTTTAATTTACCTCTTTCAGGTACAAGAGTTTATGGAGAATATGTGATACCAGCTTCTTTATTAACCTTAATGTTTTGTTTATTTGCAGGATATCGTTCTTGTAAGGTTATCTTTAAAATTATGCCTAGTGAGGCAATGAGAGAAAAATCACCACTAAGTGGCAGAAAGATAATTGTTGAGAAGATTGATTTTATATGGAGAAAGATTAGTAGATTAGAAAGAATAATAGTGAGGAATTTGTTTAGATATAAAAGAAGGGCATTGCTCACTTCACTTGGGATTATATTTTCTTCAGCAATACTTTTGGTTGCTTTTAGTATGAATGATTCTGTTAATTTTATGATAATTCAGCAGTATGGAAATATTCAAAATTATGATATAAAAGTAAATTTTTCGAAACTTGTTAGTGTTGAGGAATTGAAAATAATTAAGAATATGGAGCATGTAGCAGAATTTGAACCAGTATTAGAAACTGGTATTGAATTATCAAATGGGTGGAAGAGTAAGGAAGTAGGTTTTACAGCACTTACTTCAAATCCAAAAATGTATAAGGTTCAAGATAAAGATGGCAATGTATTAGAGTTACCTAAAGATGGATTACTTATTTCCCAAAAACTTGCAGAGACTTTGGGAATAGGATTAAATGACAGCGTAAATATAAAGTTCTTTTTTCCTGGAAAAGATGAAAAGAAAATTATGATTAAAGGAATTGTTGTTCAATATTTGGGTTCAGGGGTTTACACTTCTATGGAGGATTTAAACAGTATATTAGGCGAGGGAATCATTGCAAATTCAGCAGTGCTAAGATTAGATAATAGTGAGTTTGAAAAAACAGTCAAAGATAAATTAAAAGATATTCCTGGGGTAAGTTCTGTAGAATCAAAGACAGATTCTAGCAATGCTTTTATTAAAAATATGGGAGCAATGAAGTCTACAATAGGAATGTTAATTATGCTTGCTGCAATACTTTTAATAGCTGTTTTATACAATATTGCTACTATTAATATTTTTGAGAGGCAAAGAGAATTAGCAACTTTAAAAGTATTAGGTTTTAACAATAAGGAAATCAAAAAACTTATTTTTAATGAAAATTATATTATTTCTATATTTGGAATGATTTTGGGATTGCCTTTTGGAACTTGGCTTGGAAGATTACTAATCGATGCTAGTAGCACAGATGCTTATAGTATTCCATATGTGGTTGAATTTAAGAGTTACGTTGTTACAATAATACTTACTTTAGTTTTCACAGTAATAACTAATATGATCTTATCTAGAAGAATTAAAGCTATTGATATGCTAGAAGTTTTGAAAAATAAGGAATAA
- a CDS encoding TetR/AcrR family transcriptional regulator, producing the protein MEKFESLQEEKKKRILDAAIEEFAVNGYDKASTNSIVKKAGISKGILFHYFGSKKNLFLYLFDYCITTLVDRYYPLRENEPEDIFERFIRINIRKMKIVQEEPLMNQLVFSAVTNMPVELKAELTERHSSYSSKYLGEIFENLDTSKFREEIDSEKAIELIMICMDGLSNKYIQKYKDVSMEEILENIEEVMEDFNKYLDILKFGVYKI; encoded by the coding sequence ATGGAAAAATTTGAAAGTTTACAAGAAGAAAAAAAGAAAAGAATATTAGATGCTGCTATAGAGGAATTTGCAGTAAATGGATATGATAAAGCTTCTACAAATTCTATAGTCAAAAAGGCGGGGATTTCCAAAGGAATACTATTTCACTATTTTGGAAGTAAAAAAAATCTATTTTTATATTTATTTGATTATTGTATAACTACATTAGTAGATAGATATTATCCTTTGAGAGAAAATGAACCTGAGGACATATTTGAAAGATTTATAAGAATAAATATAAGAAAAATGAAAATAGTTCAAGAAGAGCCTCTTATGAATCAGTTAGTATTTTCAGCCGTTACAAATATGCCAGTGGAACTAAAAGCTGAGCTTACAGAAAGACATAGTAGTTACAGTTCAAAATATTTAGGAGAAATTTTCGAAAATTTGGATACATCAAAATTTAGAGAAGAAATTGATTCTGAAAAAGCTATAGAGCTAATAATGATATGTATGGATGGTCTTTCTAATAAATATATTCAAAAGTATAAAGATGTCTCCATGGAGGAAATATTAGAAAATATTGAAGAAGTTATGGAGGACTTTAATAAATATTTAGATATATTAAAGTTTGGGGTTTATAAAATTTAG